One segment of Manihot esculenta cultivar AM560-2 chromosome 4, M.esculenta_v8, whole genome shotgun sequence DNA contains the following:
- the LOC122723524 gene encoding intracellular ribonuclease LX-like isoform X2, whose protein sequence is MAVTHISPLHNRGRGHRSRLASLSHGCRSRLESLPDGRRSHLSLAQSWFTLHGLWPVTLGGKSPDYSKCKKIPFNANQLIHSEIIHDLNNLWPSLEKNRANIKFWEHEWERHDKCTMWEQFRYFQTSIERVKHVNTLRNVESIRPIIECRTKTSDAHPVLYQVYFCLTQDGEQFQNCPPPKGQLGYGCGTALEVIFPSTEGILPSSAMAFESSWNLYLITYVIFNVIIYLL, encoded by the exons ATGGCCGTCACTCACATCTCTCCCTTACACAATCGTGGTCGCGGCCATCGCTCGCGGCTTGCGTCTCTCTCTCACGGCTGTCGCTCGCGGCTTGAATCTCTCCCTGATGGCCGTCGCTCGCATCTCTCCCTTGCACAATCGTG GTTCACCTTACATGGTTTGTGGCCAGTTACTCTCGGTGGCAAGAGTCCTGATTACAGTAAATGTAAAAAGATTCCCTTCAATGCTAATCAG CTAATTCACTCTGAGATCATCCATGATTTAAACAATTTATGGCCCTCCCTTGAAAAAAATAGAGCTAATATTAAATTTTGGGAACATGAATGGGAGCGTCATGACAAATGCACTATGTGGGAGCAATTTCGCTACTTCCAAACATCTATTGAAAGGGTAAAGCATGTGAATACACTTAGAAATGTTGAAAGCATCAG ACCCATTATTGAATGCAGAACAAAAACATCAGATGCACATCCTGTATTATACCAGGTATATTTTTGCCTTACCCAGGATGGAGAACAGTTTCAAAACTGTCCACCACCAAAAGGGCAATTAGGATATGGATGCGGCACAGCCTTGGAAGTTATATTTCCATCAACTGAAGGTATACTTCCTTCATCGGCAATGGCATTTGAATCTTCATGGAATTTATATTTGATCACATATGTAATCTTCAATGTCATTAtatatcttttataa
- the LOC110608427 gene encoding F-box/kelch-repeat protein At3g06240: MAVDYFPKHLVFNILFKLPVRSVARFRCVCRSWCALFSDPNFVYKNLLSCSDSTTNSQILVKYDDYRFEYYLAFSFLCNDTFDMSPPQEIPYPHDIMEKCSFVDIVGSCCNGVICLRDGYFFEDLLGLWDDVYNYESNIVLWNPTTSETKILPQSNLSHPPPPPEPFSLEIVEFGFDSRTCDYKVLRIFEYFTLDNQRDYLAEIYSLRDDTWRKLDVSLNSWVLPSYKFQNGDSDYNYDHRAHTGANGTFHWCAKERDHSRDLIVSFDLSNEVIKTTALPDAFSSRYFWRTILCLNEHVALSLSTNHHVELWVLLEYGVEESWTKLFTVAHPEYLRMALPLGFSRKGELFFSSWNEHLLVWNPPEETISPLPLEGAVYASNCLQAVPYMESHTSLKGCNKLEDEQNSGDAAQC, from the coding sequence ATGGCTGTTGATTATTTTCCCAAGCATTTGGTGTTCAACATCTTGTTCAAATTACCCGTTAGAAGTGTTGCTAGATTCAGGTGCGTTTGCAGATCTTGGTGTGCTCTCTTTTCTGATCctaattttgtatataaaaacCTACTCTCTTGTTCTGATTCTACAACCAATTCCCAAATCCTTGTCAAATATGATGATTATAGGTTCGAATATTATttggctttttcttttctttgcaaTGATACATTTGACATGTCTCCCCCACAAGAAATTCCATATCCTCATGATATAATGGAAAAATGCTCTTTCGTTGACATCGTGGGTTCTTGCTGTAATGGTGTAATTTGCCTCCGTGATGGATATTTCTTTGAGGATTTGCTTGGGTTATGGGATGATGTTTACAACTACGAGAGTAATATTGTTCTATGGAACCCAACTACTTCTGAAACTAAGATACTACCTCAATCCAATCTTTCACATCCTCCCCCTCCTCCTGAACCTTTTTCATTGGAAATTGTAGAATTTGGATTTGACTCCAGAACATGTGATTACAAAGTACTCAGGATTTTTGAGTATTTTACTCTTGATAACCAACGTGATTACCTGGCGGAGATCTATAGTCTGAGGGATGATACTTGGAGAAAACTTGATGTCTCTCTGAATTCTTGGGTGTTGCCTAGTTATAAGTTCCAAAATGGCGACTCTGATTATAATTATGATCATAGAGCTCATACGGGTGCAAATGGTACATTTCATTGGTGCGCAAAAGAGAGAGACCATAGTCGAGATTTAATTGTTTCTTTCGACTTGAGCAATGAGGTTATCAAAACAACTGCTCTACCAGATGCTTTCAGTTCTCGCTATTTTTGGCGGACAATTCTTTGCTTGAATGAGCATGTTGCTTTGTCTCTGTCTACTAATCATCATGTGGAGTTGTGGGTATTGCTTGAATATGGAGTTGAAGAGTCTTGGACTAAATTATTTACTGTAGCACACCCAGAATATTTGAGGATGGCCCTGCCATTAGGATTTTCAAGGAAGGGCGAGCTATTTTTCTCATCGTGGAATGAACACTTGCTCGTATGGAACCCTCCTGAAGAAACAATTAGCCCTCTTCCTTTAGAAGGAGCAGTATATGCAAGCAATTGCTTGCAGGCTGTCCCTTACATGGAGTCCCATACTTCATTGAAGGGTTGCAACAAATTAGAAGATGAGCAAAATTCCGGAGATGCAGCTCAATGTTGA
- the LOC122721262 gene encoding F-box/kelch-repeat protein At3g06240-like: MAVDYFPKHLVFNILFKLPVRSVVRFRCVCRSWCALFSDPNFVYKNLLSCSDSTTNSQILVKYDDYRFEYYLAFSFLCNDTFDMSPPQEIPYPHDIMEKCSFVDIVGSCCNGVICLRDGYFFENLLGLWDDVYNYESNIVLWNPTTSETKMVPQSNLSHPPPPPEPFSLEIVEFGFDSTTCDYKVLRIFEYLTHDNQCDYLAEIYSLRDDTWRKLDVSLNSWELPRYKYENGYSDYNYDHRAHTGANGTFHWCAKERDHSRDLIVSFDLSNEVIKTTALPDAFSSHFWRTILCLNEHVALSLSTNHHVELWVLLEYGVDESWTKLFTVAYPECLEMSLPLGFSRKGELFFSSWNQHLLVWNPPEETISPVPLEGAVHTSNYLQAVPYMESHTSLKGCNKLEDEQNSGDAAQC; encoded by the coding sequence ATGGCTGTTGATTATTTTCCCAAGCATTTGGTGTTCAACATCTTGTTCAAATTACCCGTTAGAAGTGTTGTTAGATTCAGGTGCGTTTGCAGATCTTGGTGTGCTCTCTTTTCTGATCctaattttgtatataaaaacCTACTCTCTTGTTCTGATTCTACAACCAATTCCCAAATCCTTGTCAAATATGATGATTATAGGTTTGAATATTATttggctttttcttttctttgcaaTGATACATTTGACATGTCTCCCCCACAAGAAATTCCATATCCTCATGATATAATGGAAAAATGCTCTTTCGTTGACATCGTGGGTTCTTGCTGTAATGGCGTAATTTGCCTCCGTGATGGATATTTCTTTGAGAATTTGCTTGGGTTATGGGATGATGTTTACAACTACGAGAGTAATATTGTTCTATGGAACCCAACTACTTCTGAAACTAAGATGGTACCTCAATCCAATCTTTcacatcctcctcctcctcctgaaCCTTTTTCATTGGAAATTGTAGAATTTGGATTTGACTCCACAACATGTGATTACAAAGTACTCAGGATTTTTGAGTATTTGACTCATGATAACCAATGTGATTACCTGGCGGAGATCTATAGTCTGAGGGATGATACTTGGAGAAAACTTGATGTCTCTCTGAATTCTTGGGAGTTGCCTCGTTATAAGTACGAAAATGGCTACTCTGATTATAATTATGATCATAGAGCTCATACGGGTGCAAATGGTACATTTCATTGGTGCGCAAAAGAGAGAGACCATAGTCGAGATTTAATTGTTTCTTTCGACTTGAGCAATGAGGTTATCAAAACAACAGCTCTACCAGATGCTTTCAGTTCTCATTTTTGGCGGACAATTCTTTGCTTGAATGAGCATGTTGCTTTGTCTCTGTCTACTAATCATCATGTGGAGTTGTGGGTATTGCTTGAATATGGAGTTGATGAGTCTTGGACTAAATTATTTACCGTAGCATACCCAGAATGTTTGGAGATGTCTCTGCCATTAGGATTTTCAAGGAAGGGCGAGCTATTTTTCTCATCGTGGAATCAACACTTGCTCGTATGGAACCCTCCTGAAGAAACAATTAGCCCTGTTCCTTTAGAAGGAGCAGTACATACAAGCAATTACTTGCAGGCTGTCCCTTACATGGAGTCCCATACTTCATTGAAGGGTTGCAACAAATTAGAAGATGAGCAAAATTCCGGAGATGCAGCTCAATGTTGA
- the LOC122723524 gene encoding intracellular ribonuclease LX-like isoform X3 — MAVARISPLHNRVTLGGKSPDYSKCKKIPFNANQLIHSEIIHDLNNLWPSLEKNRANIKFWEHEWERHDKCTMWEQFRYFQTSIERVKHVNTLRNVESIRPIIECRTKTSDAHPVLYQVYFCLTQDGEQFQNCPPPKGQLGYGCGTALEVIFPSTEGILPSSAMAFESSWNLYLITYVIFNVIIYLL; from the exons ATGGCCGTCGCTCGCATCTCTCCCTTGCACAATCGTG TTACTCTCGGTGGCAAGAGTCCTGATTACAGTAAATGTAAAAAGATTCCCTTCAATGCTAATCAG CTAATTCACTCTGAGATCATCCATGATTTAAACAATTTATGGCCCTCCCTTGAAAAAAATAGAGCTAATATTAAATTTTGGGAACATGAATGGGAGCGTCATGACAAATGCACTATGTGGGAGCAATTTCGCTACTTCCAAACATCTATTGAAAGGGTAAAGCATGTGAATACACTTAGAAATGTTGAAAGCATCAG ACCCATTATTGAATGCAGAACAAAAACATCAGATGCACATCCTGTATTATACCAGGTATATTTTTGCCTTACCCAGGATGGAGAACAGTTTCAAAACTGTCCACCACCAAAAGGGCAATTAGGATATGGATGCGGCACAGCCTTGGAAGTTATATTTCCATCAACTGAAGGTATACTTCCTTCATCGGCAATGGCATTTGAATCTTCATGGAATTTATATTTGATCACATATGTAATCTTCAATGTCATTAtatatcttttataa
- the LOC122723524 gene encoding intracellular ribonuclease LX-like isoform X1 has translation MLFLVLLLAIFHPFNITSAATGFDAFYLILRWPPAFCKFHSCNTPYIEDRFTLHGLWPVTLGGKSPDYSKCKKIPFNANQLIHSEIIHDLNNLWPSLEKNRANIKFWEHEWERHDKCTMWEQFRYFQTSIERVKHVNTLRNVESIRPIIECRTKTSDAHPVLYQVYFCLTQDGEQFQNCPPPKGQLGYGCGTALEVIFPSTEGILPSSAMAFESSWNLYLITYVIFNVIIYLL, from the exons ATGTTGTTTCTCGTTCTATTACTTGCAATTTTTCATCCTTTCAACATTACATCTGCTGCTACTGGCTTTGATGCATTTTACTTAATACTCCGGTGGCCTCCAGCATTTTGCAAGTTTCATTCTTGTAACACTCCTTATATTGAGGATAGGTTCACCTTACATGGTTTGTGGCCAGTTACTCTCGGTGGCAAGAGTCCTGATTACAGTAAATGTAAAAAGATTCCCTTCAATGCTAATCAG CTAATTCACTCTGAGATCATCCATGATTTAAACAATTTATGGCCCTCCCTTGAAAAAAATAGAGCTAATATTAAATTTTGGGAACATGAATGGGAGCGTCATGACAAATGCACTATGTGGGAGCAATTTCGCTACTTCCAAACATCTATTGAAAGGGTAAAGCATGTGAATACACTTAGAAATGTTGAAAGCATCAG ACCCATTATTGAATGCAGAACAAAAACATCAGATGCACATCCTGTATTATACCAGGTATATTTTTGCCTTACCCAGGATGGAGAACAGTTTCAAAACTGTCCACCACCAAAAGGGCAATTAGGATATGGATGCGGCACAGCCTTGGAAGTTATATTTCCATCAACTGAAGGTATACTTCCTTCATCGGCAATGGCATTTGAATCTTCATGGAATTTATATTTGATCACATATGTAATCTTCAATGTCATTAtatatcttttataa
- the LOC122723468 gene encoding F-box/kelch-repeat protein At3g06240-like, giving the protein MMFTTTRVILFYGNPTTSETKILPQSNLSHPPPPPEPFSLEIVEFGFDSRTCDYKVLRIFEYFTLDNQRDYLAEIYSLRDDTWRKLDVSLNSWVLPSYKFQNGDSDYNYDHRAHTGAMVHFIWCAKERDHSRDLIVSFDLSNEVIKTTALPDAFSSRYFWRTILCLNEHVALSLSTNHHVEFGYCLNMELKSLGLNDLL; this is encoded by the coding sequence ATGATGTTTACAACTACGAGAGTAATATTGTTCTATGGAAACCCAACTACTTCTGAAACTAAGATACTACCTCAATCCAATCTTTCACATCCTCCCCCTCCTCCTGAACCTTTTTCATTGGAAATTGTAGAATTTGGATTTGACTCCAGAACATGTGATTACAAAGTACTCAGGATTTTTGAGTATTTTACTCTTGATAACCAACGTGATTACCTGGCGGAGATCTATAGTCTGAGGGATGATACTTGGAGAAAACTTGATGTCTCTCTGAATTCTTGGGTGTTGCCTAGTTATAAGTTCCAAAATGGCGACTCTGATTATAATTATGATCATAGAGCTCATACGGGTGCAATGGTACATTTCATATGGTGCGCAAAAGAGAGAGACCATAGTCGAGATTTAATTGTTTCTTTCGACTTGAGCAATGAGGTTATCAAAACAACTGCTCTACCAGATGCTTTCAGTTCTCGCTATTTTTGGCGGACAATTCTTTGCTTGAATGAGCATGTTGCTTTGTCTCTGTCTACTAATCATCATGTGGAGTTTGGGTATTGCTTGAATATGGAGTTGAAGAGTCTTGGACTAAATGATTTACTgtag